Genomic DNA from Gimesia aquarii:
ATTCCCCTTGACGAATGGCAAAGGAACCGCCAATGGAGTGACTGATCAATGTATCTCGCCCCGAGGTCGACTTGCCTTCAAAGACGGGAGTCAGATTGAAACCATCTTCACCACCACGAGCCTGTTTCTTCTGACCGGTGATCGCCGCGAGTGTGGCATACACATCGGTCAAACAGACCAGGGCGCTGGTCTGACGCCCTTCCTCGATTTTCCCAGGCCAACGTACGATGAACGGAACTCGGTGCCCCCCCTCGTAGATGTCCGCCTTATGACCACGGAACTTACCACTGGGATGGTGCCCTTTATCTTTCAGAAGTGGAAAGTTAGCCTGTGGAGAACACCCGTTATCACTGGTAAAAATGACCAACGTGTTCTCATCTAAACCCGCCTCTTTCACTGCTGCCAGCAACCGTCCCATCTCATAGTCCACCTGCATTACAAAATCCGCGTACGGATTCAGGCCACTGGCATCTTTGAAGGGAGCAATGGGAACGATCGGCGTATGTGGCGCGGGTAATGGAAGATACAGGAAGAACGGCTTACCGGCCTTCGCTGACTCGGCTCTGGTTTTCACATGGTCGATCGACTTGGCAAACAGATGCGGCAGCACTTCCGGGATCTTGAAGTCCGAGCCGATCGGTCCTTTTCGATACCACCCATACTGATCCTCTTTTGAAGTGACACCTTCGATGCGATCAGGCTGGGCGGTAACCTTGCCAGTTTCAACCCAGACATAGGGTGGCATATCTAATGATCCGCAATGTCCGTAGTACCGGTCAAAACCATTAATGTCCGGGCCGTTCGTTACCGGCTTTGTAAAGTCGATCGTTTTGCCGTTCTTGTGCCAGTCCCAGCCCAGATGCCATTTACCAATCATCGCAGTATGGTAGCCTGCGTTGCGCATCAAATGGCCGAGCGTAGGACGATCTTTGGGAATCAAGTGCGAACTCGTACCGCTGAGAACACCTCGGGCGAGTCGCGATCTCCAGTTATAGCGTCCGGTAAGCAGTCCGTAGCGGGTGGGCGTACAGACGGAACTCGGCGTGTGTGCATCCAAAAAGGTGAGTCCCTCATTGGCCATATTCTGAAGGTGCGGAGTCTTGATTTTGCAATTCGGATTTGTTGGTGAAATATCGCCAATGCCTAAATCATCTGCCATCACGACAATCACGTTCGGTGGGGCTGCAACGCCAATTTCGACATTTAATCCAATCAGCACTGCGGCTACGAAAATCGACAAGACTGACTTCCAAAATCTATGCTGATTCATTTGATGTTTCCTGCAAAATTGTATATCCGGGACAACCACGAAATACTGAAGAGAAAGCAATTCGTAGGCAGTATTCAGATTAGCCTACCGAGTGACGGATTACAACATGCGTCTCTCTGTCTGGTTAGAGTTCGTTGCGATGGTATACGATCCGAGCTAGAATCAGACTACACATCTCAACAAATGGCTTCAATAATGCAAAGAGGATTCTGCCATGCTTCGCGCTCTTCTGTCACTGACCGCCACCTTGTTACTGGTACAGCCTGCTAGTTCCGCGGAGCTCAAACAACCGAATATTTTATTCATCATGGTCGATGATCTGGGCAAGGAATGGATCAGCTGCTACGGCGCAGAGGGCATCAAGACACCCGCGATCGACAAGCTCGCGGCGACCGGGATGAAATTCAACAATGCGTGGTGTATGCCTCAATGCACGCCTACCCGCGTGACTCTGCTGACCGGGCAGTACCCATTCCGGCATGGCTGGACGAACCACTGGGATGTGCCCCGCTGGGGAGCGGGCGGACATTTCGACCCGAAACGAAACACGACTTACGCTAATGTGCTTCGCAAAGCCGGTTACAAAACCTGTGCCGCGGGGAAGTGGCAAATCGACGACTTCCGCGTTGAGCTAAATGCGATGCAGGAAGCCGGTTTTGATGAGTGGTGCATGTGGACCGGATACGAAGCACACAATCCACCCAGTGCGAATCGTTATTGGGACGCATACATCAACATCAAAGGGAAAGGCAGCCAAGCCTACACCGGTGAGTTCGGTCCCGATATCTACTGCAACTACCTCGTTGACTTCATCCGCAGGAATAAGGACCAACCGATGTTGTTGTATTATCCAATGGTACTGACACACGGCCCTTTGACAACAACCCCTGACAACAAAGACGAAACCAATAAACGACGTCTATTTGCGGGCATGGTACGCTACACCGACAAACTCGTCGGCAGACTGGTCGCGGCACTCGACGAAGCCGGCATCCGCGACAACACAATCATTGTCTTTACCACAGACAACGGCACCGGCGGCCAGAGTAATAAACGCATGGGCCATATCGTGCGGGGTGGAAAGGCGAAAATGACCGAGCAGAACGGCACCGCCATGCCATTCATTGTCAACTGCCCGGGCACGGTGCCTGCAGGTGTGGAGACCGACGCACTGGTCGATTTCACCGACATACTCCCCACATTCGCGGAGCTGGGAGGCGGCAAATTACCGACAGGTCGCGAGGTAGACGGAACGTCGTTCGCACCATTGATCCTCGGTAACACCAAAGAGGGACCACGAAAGTGGATCATGTCCATGGGCGGCGGGCCCGCTACATTGCGCGACGGTCGCGTGGTGCCCAAACTGGCGTATGACGACCGTGTGATCCGCGACAAACGATTCAAATTGTGGATCGACACGAATCGCAAACCGATCAAACTCTTTGATCTCCAAACAGATCCATGGGAAAAACAAAACCTGATCGACTCGAAAGAGCCAGAAGCCAGCGCGGCGTTGGAACGACTGAGCGCGATCGCGGCTAGTTTTCCTGCAAAAGACGGGGCTCCCGTATACGACAAAAACCCACCGCAAAAGTGGGACAAGAAGCCAGGTAGTTCAGGAAAACGCAAAAGAAAAAAGAAACCATAGGTTTCTCTCTTTTTGAACGCCGCTCCTTGGTCTGGCCCGCACAATAAAAAACATTAAGAATGCGGGAAATGTTTGGAATCTGAAAGATCGTCTCTCTATAATCGGTTTATGTCAAATCGAAGAAACTTCATGAAAAA
This window encodes:
- a CDS encoding sulfatase family protein, with the protein product MNQHRFWKSVLSIFVAAVLIGLNVEIGVAAPPNVIVVMADDLGIGDISPTNPNCKIKTPHLQNMANEGLTFLDAHTPSSVCTPTRYGLLTGRYNWRSRLARGVLSGTSSHLIPKDRPTLGHLMRNAGYHTAMIGKWHLGWDWHKNGKTIDFTKPVTNGPDINGFDRYYGHCGSLDMPPYVWVETGKVTAQPDRIEGVTSKEDQYGWYRKGPIGSDFKIPEVLPHLFAKSIDHVKTRAESAKAGKPFFLYLPLPAPHTPIVPIAPFKDASGLNPYADFVMQVDYEMGRLLAAVKEAGLDENTLVIFTSDNGCSPQANFPLLKDKGHHPSGKFRGHKADIYEGGHRVPFIVRWPGKIEEGRQTSALVCLTDVYATLAAITGQKKQARGGEDGFNLTPVFEGKSTSGRDTLISHSIGGSFAIRQGEWKLCLCRGSGGWSAPREGEAKKKGLPPMQLFNLATDPAETRNLIDDEPEKVKALLVLLEEQIRNGRCTSGPQLQNDRDVQFLPAGVKLPQQD
- a CDS encoding sulfatase-like hydrolase/transferase, yielding MLRALLSLTATLLLVQPASSAELKQPNILFIMVDDLGKEWISCYGAEGIKTPAIDKLAATGMKFNNAWCMPQCTPTRVTLLTGQYPFRHGWTNHWDVPRWGAGGHFDPKRNTTYANVLRKAGYKTCAAGKWQIDDFRVELNAMQEAGFDEWCMWTGYEAHNPPSANRYWDAYINIKGKGSQAYTGEFGPDIYCNYLVDFIRRNKDQPMLLYYPMVLTHGPLTTTPDNKDETNKRRLFAGMVRYTDKLVGRLVAALDEAGIRDNTIIVFTTDNGTGGQSNKRMGHIVRGGKAKMTEQNGTAMPFIVNCPGTVPAGVETDALVDFTDILPTFAELGGGKLPTGREVDGTSFAPLILGNTKEGPRKWIMSMGGGPATLRDGRVVPKLAYDDRVIRDKRFKLWIDTNRKPIKLFDLQTDPWEKQNLIDSKEPEASAALERLSAIAASFPAKDGAPVYDKNPPQKWDKKPGSSGKRKRKKKP